Proteins from a genomic interval of Zingiber officinale cultivar Zhangliang chromosome 1B, Zo_v1.1, whole genome shotgun sequence:
- the LOC122042374 gene encoding glutathione S-transferase T3-like encodes MSHPYFTPSVVHGYGTPHTTGMSFTPSMSNKPATLTFVPETQLSDRESPIEVINLEKTISNAEGTRKRSSWTKVEDEVLARSFVTISDDPIIGNDQKADAFGGWVASYYNENLPLGSNTRSANVIRSHWHNTIQKKVYRFNANYNSIYSSYRSGHSDEDILIFAYEKYLSENNGVAFNLEHVWRIIKDRPMFTP; translated from the coding sequence ATGAGTCATCCATATTTCACACCGTCGGTTGTTCATGGATATGGTACCCCGCACACAACTGGTATGTCTTTCACTCCTTCAATGTCAAATAAACCTGCAACTCTGACTTTTGTCCCAGAGACTCAACTTTCCGACCGTGAATCCCCAATTGAGGTGATCAATTTAGAAAAGACGATTTCAAATGCTGAGGGTACAAGAAAGCGTTCAAGTTGGACAAAGGTTGAAGACGAGGTCTTAGCGAGAAGTTTTGTCACTATCAGTGATGATCCAATAATCGGCAATGATCAAAAGGCGGATGCTTTTGGGGGATGGGTTGCAAGCTACTACAATGAGAATCTTCCCCTAGGTTCAAACACCAGAAGTGCAAATGTTATACGGTCACATTGGcacaatacaatccaaaagaagGTATATCGATTCAACGCAAATTACAATAGTATTTATAGTTCATATCGAAGTGGTCACAGTGATGAAGATATATTGATATTTGCGTACGAAAAATATCTATCCGAAAACAATGGTGTTGCATTCAATCTCGAACATGTGTGGAGAATTATCAAAGACCGTCCAATGTTTACTCCATAG